The DNA segment ggcatgacaagaaactcgtagtggccgtagcgagttctaaaagctgtcttggagacgtcctcatcccggactctcagctgatagtaacctgacctcagatcaatcttggagtagtagctcgacccttgcaactggtcgaataagtcgtcaatacggggaagaggatagcggttcttcactgtcaccttgttcagttcgcggtaatcaatgcacatcctgaaagtgccatccttctttttcacgaataatactggagctccccaaggcgaagagcttggacgaatgaagcctttatccaagagctcttgtagttgcttagacagttcttccagttcagttggagctaaacgataaggtgcgcgagctataggcgttgctcctggagctagctcgacttgaaactcgacctgacgatgaggcggtagaccaggtaattcttcaggaaacacttgaggaaaatcacgtacaactggaatatcctctattcttttctctttcgtcgatgcatccgtaactagtgccaaaatagcagtgtgacccttccgcaaacatttatgtgccttcaagaaagagatgatgccaaccactgcaccactcttgtcgccctgaacttcaagaggttctttactcgaacgaggaatacgaatgatcttctccttgcataggatctctgcttgttgcttggataaccaatccatgccgacgacgatgtcaaaactacccagaactataggaatgaggtcgatggagaaagtctgaccagcgaggataagattacaaccctgaactatgtgtgtagcctctagacttttaccgttagctaattctacgacatgtttggtgtttaggggagttggcgtacgttttaacatttggctaactttcaatgacacgtaacttgtatccgcacccgaatcaaacaatacagtaacataaaagtcgtcaagaataaacttacccatgactacgttgggatcatttctcgcTTCTCCCTGCCCTAGCACAAAAAGATGACCCCTAGcctcattgccattgttgttcccaccattgttgttgttgccgtttccctgattgttgttattgttgcgattctggttctggttcaactgggggcaatcacgcttgaaatgaccttcagccccacactgaaaacatcccctgttgccccgctgttgctgctgctgatgctggttctgtggagctggtggtgggtgttgctgattctgatttgcaggtcgcgaactcctgcagtctttagcttcatgccctaacttgagacatctctgacaacgctccttacgacaccgtccactgtggtgcctgttgcacctattacacaatgggtgaattccccgatatccaccctgcccctgattgcctgaagagtgctgactgggactctgataactgtcagtctttcgctgctgtacctgtgactgaactgaagctgaacctttactggaatccccatcccattttcttttgttgtcactgggagtagcagaagtagtaacagcagtagtggtagcactgatgcgttttggcagcttgttttGTTCCACTggctgatccgtaatacgatgagcaaggcgctgaatagcctggatattatcaagattagccgatgtcacatggctctggatctctggcgctaatcccttgaggtacaactcaatacgcttaattggagggtccaccatagttggacacagcacggccagttcgttcgaccgtttagtataagcttcgatttctgacccagacattttcagatggtagaactcatcttccaacttgtgaatatcttcccgtgtgcagtattcccttttgatcaattccttgaaatcattctaaggggtggcgttagcagctgccaaccctaggatctgtacttgcgtgttccaccaagttaacgcgattccttccaaagtaccagtggcgtacttgaccctgcgagcctcagggcattcacacatttcgaacacagattctagcttctcaaaccaatggaggagtcccactgccccctcggtgccactgaatgtgcttggacgacagtccatgaagttcttgaaagtaaaTACAGgctgctgaacgtgttgacctaatgtgtaagaacagaatgaggttaaacacaagagttggtttaggaatgtaggatctgaAGATCCTAGGaggagttacgactgcagggtatacctcctgcgtttgcagctgcaagtgccgcagctactcgttcattgataagtgccgtcaactggtcttgagtcatgttcacacgtccagacatgatcttcatattaaaagtagtgtaagtgagaatggttcgcgagtagtgcgatgacagaagagtgtaagcacataggtgttctcaagcaataacaaatagtgagcaatgtaatttaagcatactacgagcaaagttctatgcaattctagcatgtaggcaataaacgtaaaccttattacctaggatgttgagtcttgcacgtggagcgaagcgtcgttgtggatcgttgagagcactgttctggttatagtctagttttaataaaaacgttttcccatattaaaaccaagttctctataaccaatggctctgataccaatctgtcacacccccaaaatccacctgcggagtatcaccgcttgggagcgtgactgaccaggatcaagccaccaatcatattgaacatgtaattaatatcaagtaaaataagcgcaaaccaatcattcaatacgataggtgttccaaacataattatagtatcaagtgtagcggaagcataagtatgaaaacccaaaatatatcatagttcaaatgtttaaatgttttaacatggcatccacgatccatgctccacaacgacctgctcctccctgtgcaagctccatatatctaacgacctgcaaggcatgtaacagaggatcaacaactagttgagcgagttcacagtttatagttcagtaattgcaatagtatagtaagccttgtattcgttcacTAAGTCATGTATcataatagttcgtatcgcaaccctcctaggcatgtatgcgaagattagggaaagttctcaagtattctagactaggtatgtttgtatcacggccaccctggcatgtatgcgaagttctagagtatagttcgcggccttcctaggcatgtgtgcgaaggttagtcatcatatcgcggccaaccctggcgtgtgtgcgaagatcagttcaatttagtaccattagtctagttgtatctcatcaataacccttcctcacccgaggatcatataactaagttccatgtgctaggtaatcacaaataaataatccaacccattcccaccctgggaacccatgccttggctgtgtgaactcaccttggtttgctcggtatgctaggttatgcactcacaagtaatcagtcaagtcctattgatTGCACGTATAGTAAATCAGTTCAAGTTTGTAAAGTTTCACATGCAATTAACACCATAGAGCATGTTTGACAATCGATATCATGCATCATTCGTCAGTTAATCACATTCATACAGAATCCACGTTTCACATAAGGGCTTTCTCAATTTAATCTAACCATTTCATCCGCACTTAACTGGATTAATGCACTTTGCATAGTTCACATGCATAACAGAGTTAAATCAGAACCATAATACAGTTAACTCACATAACGTAGTTATCATCACAGTGTTAACttagttaacatacttaacatattaacatcgttaataagcttaacaggtttaacaAAGTTAGTGGCTAGCAAAATAACATACGTATCTAAACAGATTCAACAATACATAACATACAACTCATGGCCTCAAATAAAACACCACACAAAgtcggacagggccttgcccttattaaaagctcggacaagtgtgggggggggggtttcccctgttcaaaagtcggacaagagtccCAAAGCACAAGCTCGGACAGAATCaaggggggggggaggggtttaaaactcggacatggggtgtgggagggttaaaagtcggacaagaggaaACCCTATCAAAATTCGGACCAAGTGagggggggttaaaactcggacaggggtgtcccccccttaaaactcggaccacctccTTGAGCCCAAACAAAATCGGACCACCCTCCCTTtaaacaaaactcggaccacaaagTGTTTAAGAAACTCAGACCAAACAACCCTTAAGAGTTCGGACCCTTACTAGAGTTTAAAGGTCGGACAGGGTCATGGgggttaaaattcggaccataaCACCCctatgaaactcggacatcattgtgttataaaactcagacaaacctATTCATTAAACCTCTGACCTAATCCACGGAATatcaacatacgtgatttccaatACAATTCACAGAATCACAACAGTTACACCTCaacattcatacgatcaaaaaccctaattacatTGTATTAGTCTAGCATCAATCCAATTATCAAATCAATCATGTATTCTTAATCACCAGGCAATCGATTAAATGACTattcaatatcattatcatcataatcaGAATCCGATCAATAATCACAGAGagtatcatatgaagaactagggttttaccaagaatcacaagaatcaagaattgataataatcaagcaatcaataaacaattaccttgtactgattctagagaaaatgtagaATCAAGGGTGATgaatatcttgtgccaatgatgatggtgatgattgccagagagaaccaaagaaagtgaaagtacgtgcttggatttttgtgtgaggtttagtgaatgattagggttaaaatgattagagtttcactaattcccccatacatccctaagtatcatattttacaatagtacaccatctcaaacaatttcacagtttcaccaccaagtttatgcatttaacaaatctttcataattatcacataaccatgctcaaatacaatacacttcattgtattaaaacgttacagttccacaacaaatcaattgtgcaaataaacaactaaacaacaaatgaacgtgcaataaatgcgaagtaggaatcttggaaattcgagttgtcacattatccccaacttgaaagaaatttcgtcccgaaatttagcatgcggttactgaggaagctaggtaagttgtatcgtttactggttttcctggggtgtcacagataATGTGGCACCTGCGGAAAATCCACAGCCATCCTGATTTGACGTCTTGTCGCTTTTggattacttatcaaatttcgggaagaaatttctttcaagttggggatgatgtgacaacccgggaTTTCAAGATCTTTCCTTTACGTgttacttatttacaatcctgTCTTCATAATTCGGGTTGGATTGTAACTTGTGCTTGAATATTTGAAGTATTTTATGTGTAGTTATTTATTAACTACTTAAGATTAgtttatttatatgttttaataatttttttttaactaaatcaAACCCAACAGTACATCATAATCCATGTTTGATGAAAATAGTTCTTTCGTCGTTGCCATGATTGACGAAACATGGTATTTCGTCGGTGGGTGATGGTTTTTCGTCGCCAAAAGGGGGCCTCGACCCAGGTCTTGTCAAGCCCAAACCTCTGTTATATTGTGTACGTGCTATTTCTTCATAACACTATTTCAAAACAAAACCCTATTCTCCTCCTTGTGTGCGTGCGGCAGTAGAAGACCCCCCCCTCTAGCGAAGCCTTTCCTCTCTCGGTGATACACAGACCCCTTTTGCACTTCATCTTCTAGTAAGTTTACTACCATTAATTATTTTGGTACATGGAAGCACCCATGATTGTTTGACGATCTATTTAATTATTATGTATTTATAACAATGAATCCGAGACTGTTTGGAAACATGTTAAACGCTGTTTAGATTGGATCGTGTAAGTAATAATCTGATTAATACTTATCAGCGCAGATCTAATTGTGATCAAGCATGATTTTGTAGGATTGATGGAACGATGATATCAATAAGTAATCTAGGGACATGTTAAGTAGTAATGGTAAACAAGAATCCTAAAACTTTTTTGCTATAGTTAACGATGACAAACTGTGATGGTGCTCTAGAAGATTATTAAGAGTATTTACCCATGTTCTTGACTTAGTTGATGATTCATATTATTTGAAAGGTGTAATGCAATGGCTGAATCGACTTAGATGCGGGCGATGACCATGAAAGTTAATTGTAATAGTTAGGAGGTTAGTGGGGTTTGGGAAATCATAGAATTTGTTGTTGTAACTTTATGTGTTAGGAATGAAGAACGGGGCGGTTACTTATTGACCAAAGGGTTAGTTAGTCGCACACTTAGATTGGGTCGAGATGAAGTGTTGGACCATAAGCCAGGACCTGGCCGCATAAGTTTAAGGCCCGGTCACACAGTAGAAGTATGATCGCGTAGTTGAGGCCCGATTGCACACTTCATTGGGCCCAAACCCCAGCTATTGGGACTACACCTTTCACGGGTCACTCAAGTTTAATTTAATAGCAAACTTGCTTGGATGTCATACTTGTTTTAGTTCACAGTAAAGAGGGAGTGACATGTATGAATAATTGTATTGATGGATGTGAATGTTAGGAACAATTAAATGACTGGATTGACACATGGATTGTAATGTGAATTAGTATGGattaaacgtaactgttatgcaAATATATATTAATGACAGATTGATGTGTTACACGACTTCTTATTACGGCTTGCATGATGAGATATGTCTTATGTGAATACTACTCGTATAAGATGTATAGAGATTACGTGATTTTGGGTATACGAAACTGATTTTCATTGGTCACTACATTAGggttggttgaccaacttggaacgggtaataTAACGTAAcgtaccgagcaatctaaggtgagttcactgctctttttccaagcatacGTCCCGggttgggacatctggtaaacgttccggggaggaatgtcgggtaaagggtttgactggaatgttaaacctgGGTTGTTGGTTAATACACGTCTGTATCTATCATTCAAGTCCCTCCTACCGATTTTTGCTTGTAGGCAATgaggtattagttagtagcgctacttaggtttggcaccctcacactgCACTGAGgaggtcgggagtgaactaatgaccccCATCTTGACCATTTCTTTGATAGAGGCAATGGGGTTtagggcaaataatctggagccatcggcGGTAAGCGTGTGATTAACAACAATGCATCTGTGAAACATTTTAATCTGGTAACTGGTttctaaacacgttaacaaaactttgaactcaccagcatcgtctgacacacttgtctgcatgcttgcaggtctataggttgatatcatttggaacttgctgtctgggatgctggagtggtcatgggtcgagatacatggaatcgcaagTCAAGTCTAATGGTTTTTGTGCATGTGATTTATGAAACGCTAaacaaatgatttatgcttccgctgtatatgTTGAAATACATTTAACGTTTTGTAATGCCTTATGTTAATTaatgaaagtttttattaaaaatcttgttataagttcaatgtgattggtgactagatcctggtacgtcacacgtcccgcggagtttccgcatgtggtattttgggggtgtgacagttatggCAAGTTTCCATAGTGAAGGGGTTAGGATGTAAGTTAGGGGTTTAACTATGTGTTAAGtgatttttaagtgtttttatgTGTAACTAAGTAGCATATGGCCATTACTAGTGTTACAACACTAAAACAATGTTACTAGTCCATATTCGGTGTTTTGGTAGTGTTCGGATAATTGTTCGGTGCTTGTTTCATTGTCGGTTCGCTAAAAAGTTAAGTTATGTAATTTATAAGGTAttatatgtttttgtgttttaaaAGTATTCCCAATAATTTTTAAGTTGTTTTTGATGTTTAAACATATTTCTGAACTTGTACAATTTGTCGGATTCCGAATCCTGCGAAAAATTGTCATTTATGGTCCAAAACGGACACCTTAAAGTTCGTTAAATTTTTCTGGAAAGTGTCAACTATTATACTTGTTTTCCAACTTGGGATTTGATATATTTTTTGTGTCAGACCTACATCTAAGTCCTAAATCTACCATTTAGCTGAGTACTGAGGCTGTGCTGACACAACCTTTCTAACCGGTGAGTTACTAATTGTTTCGACGCAACGCTTAAATTGTTTCATAATGCGATGAGCGAAATGTATAACATGCATGATTTAAATGTATAACTTGCAAATATAAAATGTTGACGTTTAAAACACATAATTGCAGacaataattaattaataaatggTACGGAAGTTACCGGATTTGTATCGTTTATCACAGATGGGGTCAAGATAGTGTCAGGTTGAATACCGTAATTTCTATTATCGGTTTGGTTTGGTTGGCCGGCAAGTTTATTTTTGCCTTCTGCTTTCATATACATGGCGAATGTTAATTATCTTTGTTTTCAGCTTTCAAATCAGAGATATTTGAAAGTTAAAGTGGCTGATATCTTGTTTCATCTCACTACAGGAAATACTAACAATAGTGGGGACCAAGTTTGGAAACGAAGATGCTAGTGATGAAGTGGATGATGAAACGGATATGATGTAGAATTATGACATTTTATATGTTAAGTAGTTTTATGATATGTTGTGACTAAAAATGAACTCGGATGGTGACGTTTGTGACGTTTATGCTTATGTAGATTGTGTTTATTTAGCTTTTGTGTGTTGTGAACCCGAAATTTGCAAGTTTAAATATGaaaaaactagaaaaataaaaaataacactTTAAGGGGCGCCAAAAGTTGTTGCTATTGAGGTTGACCTTTAGCGATGATATATTAGCAGCGACATATCTCGTCGCTATTGAGTCAACCCTTTAGCGGCGACAGgtaccaatagcggcgacatatGGAGCAATACTGGCCAACCTTTAGCCGCGACATAAGGGGTCTTTAGCGACGACATTTGTCGCCCATATTGCCCTGTTTTTTTGTAGTGACAACAAGGTTTTAGACGTTGAGTTGGTGTGTTCGTAGTAAAACCAGTCTATTAAAGTGACCCAAAATTGTTTGTTTCAAATTGTAGAAAAACAATTATACTATTGAGCGGGCTTGTTGAAGACATAACAAAGAATTTCGGGACCAGCAACTTGATTATCATATATATGTTTtctactatttttattttattttatttcactACTAGAACAAAGCGTTATTTTTCTACAAATATTTCCGATATTTTAGTGGAAGCAGTGTTGAAATTTTGTTGGAAATGACCGTTTCCTACGCATTTCTGACGGAAAAGTGGCGTAGAAAACCTCCTAATTTTCTAGTAACGTTTCTCTCCGAGTTGGCTAGAGTATTTGAGTACTTTGGTAATAATTTTTAAATTGTAGCGAGTGTACAAATTATGATCGGTATTCTATTTCGATTTTCTTACTGAGCAGTATTTTGTACGTAATCTTATCATCTTGTGATACGAAGTTGAATCGGTATATTTTTCTCAATAAAGTTCATTATAAAATTGACTTTTACTTGAAATAATATTCCACTACTCGCACATGTTGTCATCTCCAATCTGTTCTGACACAATGCTTGATGAAACTCATCCAATATGGCGTAAACTTGATGCCTGCTAGTGCAAGCAAAGCAATCAACTTTATCTCTCTCTaacccccccctctctctctctctctctctcttggtATTCGCAACATGTAAAAGCTCATGTTTAGTGCTTCACTAGCCAAAAAATCACCCTGCAAATTTTATTCTCTCTCTCTAACTGTTTTAAGTGTTGTCTATAGTGATGGCTTAAGGGAGGAGTTATGTTAGTAAACCATGTCCAATAATATCTTTTCTTAATGTCAGAAGCACCCCTTTTCATTGTTCTTGACCTTCACCTTTCCCTAGTTCTATTCATTTCAATGTTTGCTTCTATTAATCTTTAGGTTTGTATGTAACCCTCTTTTGAATCCCTGAAAACTTTCCAACTTTGATTTAATCTGATGGAGTTTATGTTCAGAATATTGCTTCCTTCATGGAGTTTCGAGTGAACTATATGCAAGTCTCCACCTTTCCCCTTAAAGATTTTGTTATTCTCTTAAAATTTTGAAGGATGTTACTTATAGAAATCTGTTAATCATTTAGATCAGAGGTTGAGAGATCAAGGGTAGAAATGGAAGTTGATGAAGGAGGAGAGATGGCTCTCCCTATTAACAGTGCATATGGGCTTGGGCATGGGCACATAACTAATCATGAGTCTTCACAACACAATCACATTGTCCCATCTTCAGCAGCAGAAACAGTAGAGCCTGTACAGCAACAGCACCACCAACAGTTACCATTCACCAATGGGACCACCCTGACAGTACCACCACCCACTTCATCCATGGAAGAAAGTGTTGTAGTAGCCTACACAAACAACAACAGGATGACGGTGAGGTATAGAGAGTGCCTGAAGAACCATGCAGCCGCCATTGGAGGGAATGCAACAGATGGGTGTGGTGAGTTCATGCCCTCAGGTGAGGAGGGTACTCTTGAAGCTCTCACCTGTTCAGCCTGCAACTGCCACAGAAACTTCCACAGGAAAGAAGTTGAAGGTGaagcccaccaccaccaccaacacaaTCATCAACTCTCCTGTGACTACAATTACCACTCTGCCCCCTCACATCTTAACAGATTTGGGCTTGGAAATGGTAGAAATGTTATCTTGCAAGGTCACCACAATAGGGGTATTCTCGGAACAGAATCTTTTGGGTACAACCACAATAATGCTGCTGGGGTCCTTGTACCTTCAAGAGCACCAGCACCAATGATAATGTCTTACAATATGGGTCTGGGGTCTTTGCAATCAGAATCTGATGAGCAAGAGGATGGTGGTGGTCATGGTCATGGATTTCTGAGTAGGCATCCACACCCACAAGCACATCAGGTGGTGAAGAAGAGGTTCAGGACCAAGTTCACCCAAGAACAAAAAGATAAGATGCTAAATTTTGCAGAGAAAGTTGGGTGGAAGATTCAAAAGCAAGAGGAGTCTCTGGTACAACAATTCTGTCAAGAACTAGGGATCAAAAGAAGAGTCCTCAAGGTCTGGATGCACAACAATAAGCACAACCTAGCCAGAAACATCAACTCTATCCCCACTAATCCTCCAAGCCAACTTATTTAGGGAATGCATCCTACAACATATATACTCGATCTCTAATGATTTGCATCAACTATTCTACCTCTTTGTTTTAGTATTATGTTTGTAACCACTATTTATAGTTGAGAAATCCATACATAAACATGGTAGTTTAGCATTGTTGCTAGGGAACTACCCTTAATgcttcattattatcatcatgCATGTTAGTTAACCTTGTTGAATTGGGTGTAATTTGCAGACATATAATATCTGATTTTCATGTCTAAACAAAGTATAAATAATTGCGTGTCATTCACTTTTGTCTTTTATTTGTTCTTTTTTGATTGTGGCTTTCCTCTTTTGGGTTATCGTGCTTTTGGGGTCAATTTATATAATTACACAGTAGGGGTTATGTAATGAAGTTAGTTTAAGGAAAAGGGAAGCGTCACATATTGTAATAGTTGATGCCTAAAAAGAAGTAGACTAATTATATATCCCTTTTGTAGAAGAGTTCATCTGCATGCAATGATATTAAGGTTGGTGATATTTCTTTTTCAATTAAGATAACTCACTCACATCATTTGTATAATTtctctttttatttatattaaatatatgtgtgtatgctTAAGCATTTTGTATATTAGTAACCCTACAAAAAGTAATTTGGGTTACGTATCTTTTGTCTAAAAGTCACGTCCATCAGAAAAGGTTATTGAAGTTAaaaaaaatcacataagtcaAATGGTTGCAGTAGTAGATGGGAACCCTTTCATTTTTTGTTTTCTAAAAAGATGATTTAAATGACGTGAAATTAGATATGGCTTTTGtttttttgattttgttttcattctatttttaactttgttttttatttgatTACTTAACTAAACAATATTGAAAGGCCAAATTTAATAAACCTTTTTTTCATGTAACCATAACACTATTTGCAAATTTTATTCTGTAATCGTTGTAATCGTTATGCAAACCATCGCATCAGTTTACGCGACGCGTTTATTTAATTGTCAATATAAAAAATAAGGGTATGTTGGTTCATATAAAAACTACGTCGGTTCATTAATGAAAAGTCATGCACCTTTGgttattattttaaaataataaaataatcctAATCCCTAACCGCAATCACAACAATGCCACCAATTGAACATCAACATCGCATGTAGCGGTTGCGAAAGTGACGAACAAAATTATTGGCGTGCTTTTTGatttaaattttcaaaattaatTATCAACGTCTAAGAAATTACAGCTTACACCCTATGCTTTGCTCAACGCGCCGCTTATGTTATGCGCATATGATGTATGTATGTGTGGGggctcgggggggggggggggcaaaagtgaaagtgtattaattttaacgttattttactaatttcataaaaataa comes from the Helianthus annuus cultivar XRQ/B chromosome 4, HanXRQr2.0-SUNRISE, whole genome shotgun sequence genome and includes:
- the LOC110936630 gene encoding zinc-finger homeodomain protein 3, which translates into the protein MEFRVNYISEVERSRVEMEVDEGGEMALPINSAYGLGHGHITNHESSQHNHIVPSSAAETVEPVQQQHHQQLPFTNGTTLTVPPPTSSMEESVVVAYTNNNRMTVRYRECLKNHAAAIGGNATDGCGEFMPSGEEGTLEALTCSACNCHRNFHRKEVEGEAHHHHQHNHQLSCDYNYHSAPSHLNRFGLGNGRNVILQGHHNRGILGTESFGYNHNNAAGVLVPSRAPAPMIMSYNMGLGSLQSESDEQEDGGGHGHGFLSRHPHPQAHQVVKKRFRTKFTQEQKDKMLNFAEKVGWKIQKQEESLVQQFCQELGIKRRVLKVWMHNNKHNLARNINSIPTNPPSQLI